A single Corticium candelabrum chromosome 12, ooCorCand1.1, whole genome shotgun sequence DNA region contains:
- the LOC134188083 gene encoding uncharacterized protein LOC134188083 produces the protein MKRVRGIEDFFNSSSRSKQPRDETEEHQDRPQSPSGTSPVRVMINSEPLERASDTCSESVPESSRQTKRNFQPRWLNEFSWLRYENGAMTCSYCSAFPAKAGSTEFAKGCVTTFKRETVTAHGKSKRHISCRDSALGMKRGATIQVGFETQEAVSDGREMVDLLGKINTAYAIAKEELPFTKFRPLLDLQRKNGLELSQRYAWEWLASKISNWRPKV, from the coding sequence ATGAAGCGCGTACGAGGGATAGAAGACTTCTTCAACAGCAGTTCAAGATCAAAGCAGCCGCGTGATGAAACAGAGGAGCACCAAGACAGACCACAATCTCCTAGCGGTACGTCCCCCGTCCGAGTCATGATCAACAGCGAGCCATTGGAGCGTGCTAGCGATACATGCAGTGAAAGTGTGCCTGAATCCAGCAGACAGACGAAAAGAAACTTTCAGCCGAGGTGGCTGAACGAGTTCTCTTGGTTGCGTTATGAGAACGGCGCTATGACGTGCTCTTACTGCAGTGCCTTTCCTGCCAAAGCAGGAAGCACAGAATTTGCGAAGGGCTGCGTGACAACCTTTAAACGAGAAACAGTAACTGCCCATGGTAAAAGCAAGAGGCATATTAGTTGCAGAGACTCTGCCCTTGGGATGAAAAGAGGAGCAACGATACAGGTAGGGTTTGAAACTCAAGAAGCCGTCAGTGACGGTAGGGAGATGGTAGATCTGCTGGGAAAGATCAACACAGCGTACGCAATAGCTAAGGAGGAACTGCCATTTACAAAGTTTCGTCCTCTGTTGGACTTGCAACGGAAGAACGGTTTGGAATTGAGCCAAAGgtatgcgtgggagtggcTGGCGAGTAAAATTTCTAATTGGCGACCAAAAGTTTAG